A stretch of Trichomycterus rosablanca isolate fTriRos1 chromosome 8, fTriRos1.hap1, whole genome shotgun sequence DNA encodes these proteins:
- the mmp15a gene encoding matrix metalloproteinase-15 gives MICQALFTPAAVVSLVVLALNGVGIFAEEDEFNVETWLRRYGYLSQASKQMSTMQSAKIMSTAIKTMQRFYGLEVTGQTDPVTLKAMRRPRCGVSDLFEVTSDEHARRKRYALHSKTSRKWNKVRLTYSIQNHSPRVGQQQSYEAIRKAFKVWEKVIPLRFDEVPYHEIKNGSTWPDIILLFASGYHGDMTLFDGEGGSVAHAFYPGPAIGGDTHFDMDEPWTLNQQEGAGIDLFLVAVHELGHALGLDHSNDSLAIMAPFYQWMDTENFSLSKDDIRAIQQLYEFLPEVVTTEHSPTTTKPYTTTEPQTTPTTAPGITTTTTKRATRPPERATRPPVRATRPPERATRPPERATQPWVPPAAPRPTRRSDQGPPDICDGDFNTIALLRGEMFVFKGRWFWRVRRNRVLDNYPMPISFFWVGLPEDIDAAYERHDGKFVFFKGSKYWLFREADVLPGYPQDLYHYGHGMPDKIDTAVWWEPSGYTYFFRGDRYWRFSEENRAVDKDYPRPISVWGSIPSSPKGAFLSDDGAYTYFYKGVKYWRFDNKRMKVDQGYPRSILNDFMGCRVHFDPSTDPDVKPDHREPETKERDKDNDNNYTDDSDDTDGDRDNVDLSDGEDDKVEVVLEGKDSNDRVTTLVLVTVPLVLVLCILGAIFIIIKTLQNKETPKVLVHCRRSLQQWV, from the exons ACATGGTTGAGAAGATATGGCTACCTGTCTCAGGCCAGCAAGCAGATGTCCACCATGCAGTCAGCAAAGATTATGTCCACTGCTATCAAAACCATGCAGCGCTTCTATGGTCTAGAGGTCACCGGACAGACGGACCCTGTCACTCTGAA AGCGATGAGGCGTCCTCGCTGTGGTGTATCTGATCTATTTGAGGTGACCAGTGACGAACACGCCAGACGGAAAAGATACGCTCTGCATTCCAAGACGAGCCGCAAGTGGAACAAAGTCAGGCTGACTTACAG CATTCAGAACCACTCACCCCGCGTCGGCCAGCAGCAGTCGTACGAGGCCATTCGCAAAGCATTTAAAGTTTGGGAGAAGGTGATACCCCTGAGATTCGACGAGGTCCCTTACCATGAAATAAAGAATGGCAGTACTTGGCCAGATATTATCCTGCTGTTTGCCTCTGGATACCACGGAGACATGACACTGTTCGATGGCGAGGGAGGATCAGTGGCTCATGCTTTTTACCCTGGTCCTGCCATAGGAGGAGACACACATTTTGATATGgatgaaccctggaccctcaaccAGCAGGAAGGAGCAG GTATTGATCTGTTCTTGGTAGCAGTTCATGAGCTGGGGCACGCACTGGGTCTAGACCACTCCAATGACTCATTGGCCATCATGGCTCCTTTCTACCAGTGGATGGATACGGAGAACTTCTCTTTGAGCAAAGATGACATCAGAGCCATTCAGCAGCTCTACG AATTCCTTCCTGAGGTTGTGACCACTGAGCATTCTCCTACCACAACAAAGCCGTACACTACAACTGAGCCCCAGACAACGCCCACCACTGCTCCTGGAATAACCACGACAACCACTAAGAGGGCCACCAGACCACCTGAAAGAGCCACCAGACCTCCTGTGAGAGCCACAAGACCCCCAGAGAGAGCCACCAGACCACCAGAGAGAGCTACTCAGCCCTGGGTTCCTCCAGCTGCACCACGGCCCACCCGCCGGTCAGACCAGGGCCCCCCGGACATCTGTGATGGGGATTTTAACACAATTGCATTGCTAAGGGGcgagatgtttgtttttaag gGCCGTTGGTTTTGGAGGGTGAGGAGAAACCGGGTTCTTGATAATTACCCCATGCCTATTTCTTTCTTCTGGGTGGGATTGCCTGAAGACATAGATGCTGCCTATGAACGTCACGATGGAAAATTCGTATTTTTTAAAG GCAGTAAGTACTGGCTCTTCAGAGAGGCTGATGTGCTACCGGGATATCCTCAGGATCTGTATCACTATGGTCATGGCATGCCCGATAAAATAGACACAGCTGTATGGTGGGAGCCATCTGGTTACACCTACTTCTTCAGAGGAGACag GTACTGGCGTTTCAGTGAGGAAAATCGAGCCGTGGACAAAGACTACCCTCGACCTATCAGCGTGTGGGGTTCTATCCCCAGCTCTCCTAAAGGGGCCTTCCTCAGCGATGACGGAG CATACACCTACTTCTACAAAGGTGTCAAATACTGGCGCTTCGACAACAAGCGGATGAAGGTGGACCAAGGATACCCGAGATCCATTCTGAACGATTTCATGGGATGCCGCGTCCACTTCGATCCCAGCACAGATCCGGATGTGAAGCCAGACCATCGGGAGCCAGAGACGAAAGAGCGGGACAAAGACAACGACAACAACTACACAGACGACAGCGACGATACCGACGGCGACCGCGACAACGTTGATTTAAGCGACGGCGAAGACGACAAGGTGGAAGTGGTGTTAGAAGGCAAAGACTCTAACGACCGTGTGACGACCCTCGTCTTGGTGACGGTGCCTCTGGTCCTGGTGCTGTGCATTCTTGGAGCCATTTTCATTATCATCAAAACTCTGCAGAACAAAGAGACTCCTAAAGTGCTGGTTCACTGTAGACGATCCCTGCAGCAGTGGGTGTGA